One Natronomonas moolapensis 8.8.11 genomic region harbors:
- a CDS encoding DUF4212 domain-containing protein translates to MSDAEREQQIDYLDVEINLLRPATPFMRDHQRVILTGFAIWVLTTFGPITATRLAPGLMTQPMPILQFPLHYFLLAVVAPSAALLLSFWYCKKRDQIDEKYGIEQGIPETETAETVPEDVTAADGGVSE, encoded by the coding sequence ATGTCCGACGCCGAGCGCGAACAGCAGATCGACTATCTCGACGTCGAGATCAACCTCCTTCGGCCGGCGACGCCGTTCATGCGCGACCACCAGCGGGTGATCCTGACCGGCTTCGCCATCTGGGTCCTCACGACGTTCGGGCCAATCACCGCGACGCGGCTCGCGCCCGGCCTGATGACCCAGCCGATGCCGATACTCCAGTTCCCGCTGCACTACTTCCTGTTGGCCGTCGTCGCACCGTCCGCAGCGCTTTTGCTCTCGTTTTGGTACTGCAAGAAGCGCGACCAGATCGATGAAAAGTACGGCATCGAACAGGGCATCCCCGAGACCGAGACGGCGGAGACCGTCCCCGAGGACGTGACCGCCGCTGACGGTGGTGTCTCCGAATGA
- a CDS encoding sodium:solute symporter family transporter — translation MNEGTLAAEAVALPLQSELLPEGLDVSFKLLPAILVIGMMVTFLAAGFLYKVADSDDMWVAGRSIGNVENGMAIGANWMSAASYLGMAALIALSGVYGLAFVVGWTTGYFILLIFLAAQMRRFGKYTAPDFVGDRFNSDTARAIAAVTTFLIGFVYALGQARGMGLVGLYILGDPGIPGLTGYQAMMIVFMVITIAYLSLSGMLGATKNMVLQYVILIGAFLVGLLVTGWTAGFSTVLPQLEYGALISELSTEFSAPFAGGSYYLWVATCFSLIFGTCGLPHVLVRFYTVENERVARWSTVWGLFFICLLYLSAPAFAAFGTSLYGSEIGAVYGDPGMSSAAGDVIVVLASQLAGLPSWFVGIVAAGGIAAAVATTAGLFIAASSAISHDIYATIINEDATQRQQVLVGRLSIIAIGALSIVFALDPQQPVAALVSFAFSLAAIVLFPMFFLGLWWENTNRQGALSGMIVGLIVWFVPMFNEGNFGLINGGAGWGIDAIATWMPAIGSGLIGVPIVFAVTIVVSLLTDEPPEETKMLVRQCHSPDPMDRDVTAAEIVEQKKKDRVTSDDD, via the coding sequence ATGAACGAGGGCACACTCGCGGCCGAGGCGGTGGCGCTGCCGCTACAGTCGGAGCTCCTGCCGGAGGGGCTCGACGTCTCGTTCAAACTCCTGCCCGCGATACTCGTCATCGGCATGATGGTGACGTTCCTCGCGGCCGGGTTCCTATATAAAGTGGCCGACTCCGACGACATGTGGGTCGCCGGCCGCTCGATCGGGAACGTCGAAAACGGGATGGCGATCGGCGCGAACTGGATGTCGGCGGCGTCGTATCTCGGCATGGCCGCCCTCATCGCGCTGTCGGGCGTCTACGGGCTGGCCTTCGTCGTCGGCTGGACGACGGGCTATTTCATCCTGCTCATCTTCCTCGCCGCGCAGATGCGGCGCTTCGGAAAGTACACGGCGCCCGACTTCGTCGGCGACCGGTTCAACTCAGACACCGCCCGCGCGATCGCGGCGGTCACGACGTTCCTCATCGGGTTCGTCTACGCGCTCGGGCAGGCCCGCGGGATGGGGCTGGTCGGGCTGTACATCCTCGGTGATCCCGGCATCCCCGGTCTCACCGGCTATCAGGCCATGATGATCGTCTTCATGGTGATCACGATCGCGTATCTCTCGCTGTCGGGGATGCTCGGCGCGACGAAGAACATGGTGTTGCAGTACGTGATCCTCATCGGCGCGTTCCTCGTCGGGCTGCTCGTGACCGGCTGGACGGCCGGCTTCTCGACGGTGTTGCCACAGCTCGAGTACGGCGCGTTGATCAGCGAACTCAGTACGGAGTTCTCCGCCCCCTTCGCCGGCGGGAGCTACTACCTGTGGGTCGCGACGTGTTTCAGCCTCATCTTCGGGACCTGCGGGCTGCCGCACGTCCTCGTTCGGTTCTACACCGTCGAGAACGAGCGGGTCGCCCGCTGGTCGACCGTCTGGGGGCTGTTCTTCATCTGTCTTCTGTACCTCTCGGCGCCGGCCTTCGCCGCCTTCGGGACGTCGCTGTACGGCAGCGAGATCGGTGCCGTCTACGGTGACCCCGGAATGAGTAGCGCGGCCGGCGACGTCATCGTCGTCCTCGCCTCGCAGCTGGCGGGGCTGCCGTCGTGGTTCGTCGGCATCGTCGCCGCCGGTGGCATCGCCGCTGCCGTCGCGACGACCGCCGGACTGTTCATCGCCGCCTCGTCGGCCATCTCCCACGACATCTACGCGACGATCATCAACGAGGACGCGACCCAGCGCCAACAGGTCCTCGTCGGTCGGCTGAGTATCATCGCGATCGGCGCGCTGTCGATCGTCTTCGCGCTCGACCCCCAACAGCCGGTCGCGGCGCTTGTTTCCTTTGCGTTCTCGCTGGCGGCGATCGTGTTGTTCCCGATGTTCTTCCTCGGGCTGTGGTGGGAGAACACGAACCGCCAGGGCGCGCTCTCGGGCATGATCGTCGGCCTGATCGTCTGGTTCGTCCCGATGTTCAACGAGGGCAACTTCGGGCTGATCAACGGCGGTGCGGGCTGGGGGATCGACGCCATCGCGACGTGGATGCCCGCGATCGGCTCCGGGCTGATCGGCGTGCCGATCGTCTTCGCGGTCACCATCGTCGTCTCGCTGCTCACCGACGAGCCGCCGGAGGAGACGAAGATGCTGGTCCGACAGTGTCACAGCCCCGACCCGATGGATCGGGACGTGACCGCCGCCGAAATCGTCGAACAGAAAAAGAAGGACCGAGTCACCTCGGACGACGACTGA
- a CDS encoding ABC transporter ATP-binding protein: MSLLELEEVNSYYGESHILRDVTMEVEEGQIIALLGRNGAGKTTTLRSITGTEPPEVRSGTVRFDGTDITGRPPEDISAHGLSLVPEERRMFSNLTVAENLHVPDISQNLLNRIGRSAETGKTGISDEEVYEQFPRLDERREQKAGTLSGGEQQMLAIARTLKQDTELLMLDEPSEGLAPQIVQDVLDIIEEIADQGKTILLVEQNAAAAIKLADYCYVLDQGTVVYQGTAEELEANDEVRQEYLGV, translated from the coding sequence ATGAGCCTGCTCGAACTCGAGGAGGTCAACTCCTACTACGGCGAGAGCCACATCCTCCGGGACGTAACGATGGAGGTCGAGGAGGGCCAGATCATCGCGTTGCTCGGCCGGAACGGCGCCGGCAAGACGACGACGCTGCGGAGCATCACGGGGACGGAACCGCCCGAAGTGCGGAGCGGGACCGTCCGTTTCGACGGGACCGATATCACCGGCCGACCGCCGGAGGACATCTCGGCGCACGGCCTGTCGTTGGTCCCCGAGGAGCGGCGGATGTTCTCGAATCTGACCGTCGCCGAAAACCTCCACGTTCCGGACATCTCCCAGAACCTGCTGAACCGGATCGGCCGGTCGGCCGAGACCGGCAAGACCGGCATCTCCGACGAGGAGGTCTACGAGCAGTTCCCCCGTCTCGACGAGCGCCGCGAGCAGAAGGCCGGCACGCTCAGCGGCGGCGAACAGCAGATGCTCGCCATCGCGCGGACGCTGAAGCAAGACACCGAACTACTCATGTTGGACGAACCGTCCGAGGGGCTCGCCCCACAGATCGTACAGGACGTCCTCGATATCATCGAAGAGATCGCCGACCAGGGCAAGACGATCCTGCTCGTCGAGCAGAACGCGGCGGCGGCGATCAAACTCGCCGACTACTGTTACGTGCTCGATCAGGGGACCGTCGTCTACCAGGGGACCGCCGAGGAGCTCGAGGCCAACGACGAGGTCAGACAGGAGTACCTCGGCGTATGA
- a CDS encoding universal stress protein — translation MYKRILIPTDGSDVAEAAIEQAVDLAAKYDAELHALYVVDTDAVAYGLGTEQVDRLKQGKFGEMTELREEAESATRFVHELAEEHGVDVVEHHAGGQPHQVIASHAEDNDIDLIVMGSHGRAGVRRALLGSVTERTLRSTHTPVLVVDYQDVE, via the coding sequence ATGTACAAACGCATACTGATCCCCACGGACGGAAGCGATGTCGCGGAAGCGGCGATCGAACAGGCGGTCGACCTCGCCGCGAAGTACGACGCCGAACTCCACGCGCTGTACGTGGTTGACACCGACGCGGTCGCATACGGCCTCGGCACCGAACAGGTCGACCGGCTCAAACAGGGCAAGTTCGGCGAGATGACCGAACTCAGAGAGGAGGCCGAGTCGGCGACCCGGTTCGTCCACGAGCTGGCCGAGGAACACGGCGTCGACGTGGTCGAACACCACGCCGGGGGCCAACCGCATCAGGTGATCGCCAGCCACGCCGAGGACAACGACATCGACCTCATCGTCATGGGGAGCCACGGCCGCGCCGGCGTCCGCCGGGCACTCCTCGGCAGCGTCACCGAGCGGACGCTCCGCTCGACGCACACGCCGGTGTTGGTCGTCGACTACCAGGACGTCGAGTAG
- a CDS encoding thioredoxin family protein, translating to MSDNANPAAGTLSPAERLDALESEGVVSVDDEAVTLTLEFESTRGIYHDSYIDVPEAEYHQAVSDVFGIDPDEAADRIEELGVTREQFVALLALNSHVDGEYPLVERANMAMMITDIAPPSPVPEDVTEIDDDSFEAFLEEHDRAAVTVWKRFCDPCDRMKADLGETASAFPEGVAVAGIDGEATTEFRRRFEVEAAPSVLLFEGGECRESLRGYHSPEDIADACADVYDE from the coding sequence ATGAGTGACAACGCCAACCCCGCAGCCGGAACGCTCTCGCCTGCGGAACGGCTCGACGCGCTCGAGTCCGAGGGCGTCGTCTCCGTCGACGACGAGGCGGTGACGCTCACTCTCGAGTTCGAGTCCACGCGCGGCATCTACCACGACTCCTACATAGACGTCCCCGAGGCGGAGTACCACCAGGCGGTCTCGGACGTCTTCGGGATCGATCCCGACGAGGCGGCCGACCGGATCGAGGAACTCGGCGTCACCCGCGAGCAGTTCGTCGCGTTGCTCGCGTTGAACTCCCACGTCGACGGCGAGTACCCGCTCGTCGAGCGGGCCAACATGGCGATGATGATCACCGACATCGCTCCGCCGTCGCCGGTTCCGGAGGACGTCACCGAGATCGACGACGACAGCTTCGAGGCGTTCCTCGAGGAGCACGACCGGGCTGCGGTGACAGTCTGGAAGCGCTTCTGTGACCCCTGCGATCGGATGAAAGCGGACCTCGGCGAGACGGCCTCGGCGTTCCCCGAGGGCGTCGCGGTCGCGGGAATCGACGGCGAGGCGACGACCGAGTTCCGTCGGCGCTTCGAGGTCGAGGCCGCCCCCTCGGTGTTGCTGTTCGAGGGCGGCGAGTGTCGCGAGTCGCTTCGCGGCTACCACTCGCCGGAGGACATCGCTGACGCCTGCGCGGACGTCTACGACGAGTAG
- a CDS encoding ABC transporter ATP-binding protein has protein sequence MMLLETNGLTKRFGELTAVDEVDLQIEEGDSLSIIGPNGAGKSTTVNLITGLLNPTEGDVLYRGERITGQEPHEIVQQGLSKSFQTASIFPELTVERNAIVAALGAEHGSFSLNFFKRLTGYDEVAERARRTLEDMGLYEQRHIEAQSLPYGDKRRLEMALALASDPDLLFLDEPTAGMSPDETDDTVDLIERIKEERGVTIVLIEHDMEIIFRVSDRIAVLNRGAKIADGTPDDIRGDPDVQEAYLGGVEI, from the coding sequence CTGATGCTTCTGGAAACCAACGGACTCACGAAACGCTTCGGTGAACTCACGGCCGTCGACGAGGTCGACCTCCAAATCGAGGAGGGCGACTCGTTGAGCATCATCGGCCCGAACGGCGCGGGAAAATCGACGACAGTCAACCTCATCACGGGACTGTTGAACCCTACCGAGGGGGACGTCCTCTACCGTGGCGAGAGGATCACCGGCCAGGAACCCCACGAGATCGTCCAGCAGGGCCTGAGCAAGTCGTTCCAGACGGCCTCGATCTTCCCGGAGCTGACCGTCGAGCGGAACGCGATCGTCGCCGCTTTGGGCGCCGAGCACGGCTCGTTCAGCCTGAACTTCTTCAAGCGCCTCACCGGCTACGACGAGGTCGCCGAGCGCGCCAGACGGACCCTCGAGGACATGGGGCTCTACGAGCAACGCCACATCGAGGCCCAGTCGTTGCCTTACGGCGACAAGCGTCGCCTCGAGATGGCGCTGGCGCTGGCGAGCGACCCCGATTTGCTCTTTCTCGACGAGCCGACGGCCGGAATGTCGCCGGACGAGACCGACGACACCGTCGACCTCATCGAGCGGATCAAAGAGGAGCGCGGGGTCACGATCGTCCTCATCGAACACGACATGGAGATCATCTTCCGGGTCTCAGACCGCATCGCGGTGCTCAACCGCGGCGCGAAGATCGCGGACGGCACGCCCGACGACATCCGGGGCGATCCCGACGTCCAGGAGGCGTATCTCGGAGGTGTCGAGATATGA
- a CDS encoding cob(I)yrinic acid a,c-diamide adenosyltransferase: protein MTDRETPGRGRTPKAREIEPAAPESFGLTQVWWGDGKGKTTATLGMAFRAAGHGYRVHVLQFMKGGADSVEDVRGEYNAIAAMPGVSYENLGHYGWHAMNDGTEERDHEAEASAGFERAQRLVEAADEAELSTPFEHDADPEAGVHMLVLDEILYAADRGLVDPESVLELIDDKPDDLELVLSGSHTRPAYLIDAADLVTNVRKEKHPIEAGQRARKGTEY from the coding sequence ATGACAGACCGCGAGACGCCGGGACGGGGACGGACGCCGAAAGCCCGCGAGATCGAACCGGCCGCACCGGAGTCGTTCGGCCTCACGCAGGTGTGGTGGGGCGACGGGAAGGGCAAGACGACGGCGACGCTGGGGATGGCGTTCAGGGCGGCGGGTCACGGCTACCGCGTCCACGTCCTGCAGTTCATGAAAGGCGGCGCGGACAGCGTCGAGGACGTCCGCGGCGAGTACAACGCCATCGCGGCGATGCCGGGGGTCAGCTACGAGAACCTGGGCCACTACGGCTGGCACGCGATGAACGACGGGACCGAAGAGCGCGACCACGAGGCCGAGGCGTCGGCGGGCTTCGAGCGGGCGCAGCGTCTCGTCGAAGCCGCCGACGAAGCGGAGCTCTCGACGCCGTTCGAACACGACGCCGACCCCGAGGCGGGCGTCCACATGCTCGTCCTCGACGAGATCCTCTACGCCGCCGACAGGGGGCTTGTCGACCCCGAGTCGGTCCTCGAGTTGATCGACGACAAGCCCGACGACCTCGAGTTGGTCCTCTCGGGGAGCCACACCCGACCGGCGTACCTCATAGACGCTGCAGACCTCGTCACGAACGTCCGCAAGGAGAAACACCCGATCGAGGCCGGCCAGCGCGCTCGAAAGGGAACCGAGTACTGA
- a CDS encoding branched-chain amino acid ABC transporter permease → MSEQTETATPAETADTGGFFHRWDAVRERESFSVLGAIAFVIVFPMIFTNLPAYNGYMSLVELIYIWAIFAIGFDLLLGYTGLLSFGHAVFWGGSAYAAGLFSANVSGEPLLMVLVATVTAIVLALLLGVLSLRRGGIYFAILTLAFGQMMYYIALGPLGGITGGEDGFTGVTVDPLLGALDLGTGFAGVLGTLLHDIGYVLFAGFFVLAVAAAVRIVRSPYGAIFQAIAENEQRVRFLGLNVWRYKLVAFVLSGAFAGVAGGLHTIHAQYVAVGSLYWITSGDIVIITVLGGIGSIFGPVAGAMAFLYVENIVSGEIAFWLLVLGALFVTVVWLFPAGLWGIVDGVRSTARERLSGDDS, encoded by the coding sequence ATGAGCGAACAGACCGAGACCGCAACACCGGCCGAGACCGCCGACACGGGCGGCTTTTTCCACCGGTGGGACGCCGTCCGGGAGCGCGAGTCGTTCTCCGTCCTCGGCGCGATCGCGTTCGTGATCGTCTTCCCGATGATTTTCACCAACCTGCCGGCGTACAACGGCTACATGTCGCTGGTGGAGTTGATCTACATCTGGGCGATCTTCGCCATCGGCTTCGATCTGCTCTTGGGCTACACCGGCCTGTTGTCGTTCGGCCACGCCGTCTTCTGGGGCGGCAGCGCCTACGCCGCCGGGCTGTTTAGCGCGAACGTCTCCGGCGAGCCGCTTCTCATGGTGCTCGTCGCGACGGTCACCGCGATCGTCCTCGCGTTGCTCCTCGGCGTCCTCTCGCTCCGCCGTGGCGGGATCTACTTCGCGATCCTGACGCTCGCGTTCGGGCAGATGATGTATTACATCGCGCTCGGTCCGCTCGGGGGGATCACCGGCGGCGAGGACGGCTTTACCGGCGTCACCGTCGACCCGCTGCTCGGCGCGCTCGATCTCGGGACCGGCTTCGCGGGCGTGCTCGGGACGCTGTTGCACGACATCGGGTACGTGTTGTTCGCCGGCTTCTTCGTGCTCGCCGTCGCGGCCGCCGTCCGGATCGTCCGCTCGCCCTACGGGGCGATCTTCCAGGCGATCGCCGAGAACGAACAGCGCGTCCGGTTCCTCGGGTTGAACGTCTGGCGGTACAAACTCGTCGCGTTCGTGCTCTCGGGCGCGTTCGCCGGCGTCGCTGGCGGGCTGCACACGATCCACGCCCAGTACGTCGCCGTCGGATCGCTGTATTGGATCACGAGCGGCGACATCGTGATCATCACGGTGCTGGGCGGGATCGGGTCGATCTTCGGCCCGGTGGCCGGCGCGATGGCGTTCCTGTACGTCGAGAACATCGTCTCCGGCGAGATCGCCTTCTGGCTGCTCGTCCTCGGCGCGCTGTTCGTGACTGTCGTCTGGCTGTTCCCCGCCGGCCTGTGGGGGATCGTCGACGGCGTTCGCTCGACCGCCCGCGAACGACTCTCGGGGGATGATTCCTGA
- a CDS encoding IS5-like element ISNamo1 family transposase produces the protein MGRLRTLAQTFRDFATNHVEEPDVPAAPDGADGYANSTKIALLLLKEEINKPLRKLEDYLNEMPGILDVFGLEKSPDYSSFSVWDGEFPMKELRRLLRQSAEQAGLSGTASIDASGFQRDQASSHYRNRVGYSFNAMKTTLLVDTDSLAIMDAHFTTKKAYDGHIGLQVFRRNAEDLQELLADKMYSWSDLREACRDASTRPVIKHCEQNGLKKAHNARIDDDVYNQRSMSETVFAMVKDGGDEIRSRSWHGQFRELTRKCIVHNLTQAAS, from the coding sequence ATGGGGCGTCTCAGGACCCTCGCACAAACGTTTCGAGACTTTGCCACAAACCACGTAGAGGAACCAGACGTACCCGCCGCGCCGGACGGCGCGGACGGGTACGCTAACTCCACGAAAATCGCGCTGCTTCTACTTAAAGAGGAAATCAATAAACCACTCCGGAAGCTCGAAGATTACCTGAACGAGATGCCGGGAATCCTCGATGTGTTCGGCCTTGAGAAATCTCCAGATTACTCGTCGTTCAGCGTTTGGGACGGTGAATTTCCGATGAAAGAGTTGCGCCGCCTGCTCCGCCAGTCAGCGGAGCAGGCGGGGCTTTCGGGCACTGCGTCGATTGATGCCAGTGGCTTCCAACGAGATCAAGCTAGCTCACACTACCGAAATCGAGTCGGTTACTCGTTCAATGCTATGAAGACGACGCTGCTCGTTGATACGGACTCACTTGCCATCATGGATGCTCATTTCACGACGAAGAAAGCCTATGACGGCCATATCGGACTGCAGGTCTTTCGGCGCAACGCCGAAGACCTGCAGGAGTTGCTGGCTGACAAGATGTACTCGTGGAGCGATCTCCGTGAAGCCTGCCGTGACGCGTCAACGCGACCAGTAATCAAACACTGTGAGCAAAACGGACTCAAGAAGGCCCACAACGCTCGAATTGACGACGATGTCTACAATCAGCGGTCAATGAGCGAGACAGTGTTTGCGATGGTGAAGGACGGTGGCGATGAGATTCGCTCCCGGAGTTGGCACGGCCAATTCCGGGAGCTCACGCGCAAGTGCATCGTACATAACCTGACGCAGGCGGCGAGTTAG
- a CDS encoding class I adenylate-forming enzyme family protein — MKREMLTLDFLDRAVDLYDDVTGIVAHDGTAYTYAELDDRVNRLANALAERGIEKGDAVALLAPNTHYFIETLYATNTLGAVFVPMNYRLTSGELEYILGDCDADVVIADYDYAEHVEPIREAVPAEQFIGYESDRIEGDWDDYEAVLADASPEAPVRPEISEDDDASINYTSGTTGDPKGVVRTHRTEHWHALVLNQHMEIRDDDNYLWTLPMFHCNGWGHTYAITGTGGTHVCQRTFDAEDTFERVREYDVSFMCGAPTVLNALIQHYETNDVETTGDRDVRIATAGSAPATATIETVEDEFDWRIIHIYGLTETAPIITTSNSPRRLAERGRDLKINQGSETLCTDVRVVDRDGNDVPANGATVGEIVVRGNQVMDRYLNKPEITEEAFNERIEGYFHTGDLATIDEDGMVSIQDRKKDIIISGGENISSIEVEDALYDHEGILKAAVIPVPSEKWGETPKAFVVEQPDADLTEEGVIGFVKGRLAGYKAPTSVEFVDDFPETATGKVQKYELRSEYWDDETRMVGQE, encoded by the coding sequence ATGAAGCGCGAAATGCTCACGCTCGATTTCCTCGATCGAGCCGTCGACCTCTACGACGACGTGACCGGAATTGTCGCCCACGACGGGACGGCCTACACCTACGCCGAACTCGACGATCGCGTGAACCGGCTGGCGAACGCTCTGGCCGAACGCGGGATCGAGAAGGGCGATGCGGTCGCGCTGTTGGCGCCGAACACGCATTACTTCATCGAGACGCTCTATGCGACGAACACCCTCGGTGCGGTGTTCGTGCCGATGAACTATCGCCTCACGTCCGGCGAACTAGAATACATCCTCGGGGACTGTGACGCCGACGTGGTCATCGCCGACTACGATTACGCCGAACACGTCGAACCGATCCGCGAGGCGGTCCCCGCCGAGCAGTTCATCGGCTACGAGAGCGACCGGATCGAGGGCGACTGGGACGACTACGAGGCGGTCCTGGCCGACGCGTCGCCCGAAGCCCCCGTCCGCCCGGAGATTTCGGAGGACGACGACGCGAGCATCAACTACACTTCGGGAACGACCGGCGACCCGAAAGGCGTCGTTCGCACCCACCGAACCGAACACTGGCACGCGCTGGTGCTGAACCAGCACATGGAGATCCGCGACGACGACAACTACCTCTGGACGCTGCCGATGTTCCACTGTAACGGCTGGGGCCACACCTACGCGATCACCGGCACCGGCGGCACCCACGTCTGCCAGCGAACCTTCGACGCCGAGGACACCTTCGAGCGCGTCCGCGAGTACGACGTCAGCTTCATGTGTGGCGCGCCGACGGTGTTGAACGCCCTGATCCAGCACTACGAAACCAACGACGTGGAGACGACCGGCGATCGGGACGTCCGCATCGCGACCGCCGGCAGCGCCCCGGCGACCGCGACGATCGAGACCGTCGAGGACGAGTTCGACTGGCGCATTATCCACATCTACGGACTCACCGAGACCGCCCCGATCATCACGACGAGCAACTCCCCGCGACGGCTGGCCGAGCGCGGCCGCGATCTGAAGATCAATCAGGGCAGCGAAACGCTCTGTACTGACGTTCGCGTCGTCGACCGGGACGGCAACGACGTTCCGGCGAACGGCGCGACCGTCGGCGAAATCGTCGTCCGGGGCAATCAGGTGATGGATCGCTATCTCAACAAGCCCGAGATCACCGAGGAGGCGTTCAACGAGCGGATCGAGGGCTACTTCCACACGGGCGATCTCGCCACCATCGACGAAGACGGTATGGTGTCGATCCAGGACCGCAAGAAAGACATCATCATCTCCGGCGGCGAGAACATCTCCTCGATCGAGGTCGAGGACGCCCTCTACGACCACGAGGGGATCTTGAAGGCTGCTGTCATCCCGGTCCCGAGCGAGAAGTGGGGCGAGACGCCGAAGGCGTTCGTCGTCGAACAGCCCGACGCGGACCTCACCGAGGAGGGGGTCATCGGCTTCGTCAAGGGGCGGCTGGCGGGATATAAAGCCCCGACGAGCGTCGAGTTCGTCGACGACTTCCCGGAGACGGCGACCGGCAAGGTCCAAAAGTACGAACTCCGCTCGGAGTACTGGGACGACGAGACCCGGATGGTCGGCCAGGAGTAG
- a CDS encoding enoyl-CoA hydratase/isomerase family protein: protein MTRFDTVGEDAVVTAETGGYVGRITLDRPEAMNTFSTELATDLDAALRAHESDDEVRAIVIDGSGDAFSAGIDLTEHAERDGGDAYEEWVASMEEPFATIAGMGTPVIAAAHGHAAANGLGLVAACDLAVAADGTMFGATAPKVGLFCMGPAVPLMDAVVRKRCLELLLTGELIDADTALEWGLINATAPAGEHVDAAMEYAETIASKSPTAIQRGKRAYYEMEGMDYAEALEYSNEQFAGLCTTADAEAGIEAFLGGEPLDADEWSDI, encoded by the coding sequence ATGACACGATTTGACACAGTAGGCGAGGACGCCGTCGTCACAGCCGAGACGGGCGGGTACGTCGGACGGATCACGCTGGACCGCCCCGAGGCGATGAACACGTTCAGCACCGAGCTCGCAACCGACCTCGACGCCGCGCTCCGTGCCCACGAATCCGACGACGAGGTGCGCGCGATCGTGATCGACGGGTCGGGCGACGCCTTCTCGGCCGGAATCGACCTCACCGAACACGCCGAACGCGACGGGGGCGACGCCTACGAGGAGTGGGTCGCGAGCATGGAGGAGCCGTTCGCGACGATCGCGGGCATGGGAACGCCTGTGATCGCCGCCGCCCACGGACACGCCGCCGCGAACGGGCTGGGCCTGGTCGCCGCCTGTGATCTGGCCGTCGCCGCCGACGGGACGATGTTCGGCGCGACCGCCCCGAAAGTGGGGCTGTTCTGTATGGGACCGGCCGTCCCGCTGATGGACGCCGTCGTCCGGAAGCGGTGTCTCGAGTTGCTGTTGACCGGGGAGTTGATCGACGCCGACACCGCCCTCGAGTGGGGTCTTATAAACGCGACCGCGCCGGCCGGCGAACACGTCGACGCCGCGATGGAGTACGCCGAGACGATCGCCTCGAAGAGTCCGACCGCGATCCAACGCGGCAAGCGGGCCTACTACGAGATGGAGGGGATGGACTACGCCGAGGCCCTCGAGTACTCGAACGAGCAGTTCGCGGGGCTGTGTACGACCGCCGACGCCGAGGCCGGCATCGAGGCGTTCCTCGGAGGAGAGCCGCTGGACGCCGACGAGTGGTCAGATATTTAA